In Micropterus dolomieu isolate WLL.071019.BEF.003 ecotype Adirondacks linkage group LG17, ASM2129224v1, whole genome shotgun sequence, one genomic interval encodes:
- the LOC123985312 gene encoding cullin-5-like isoform X1: MATSNLLKNKGSLQFEDKWDLMRPIVLKLLRQEAVTKQQWFDLFSDVHAVCLWDDKGPAKIHQALKEDILDFIKQAQARVLSHQDDTALLKAYIVEWRKFFTQCDILPKPFCQLEITLMGKQGSNKKTNMEDSIVRKLMLDTWNESIFCNIKSRLQDSAMKLVHAERQGEAFDSQLVIGVRESYVNLCSNPEDKLQIYRDNFEKAYLDSTERFYRTQAPSYLQQNGVQNYMKYADTKLREEEKRALRYLETRRECNSVQALMECCVNALVTSFKETILAECPGMIKRNETDKLHLMFSLMDKVPSGIDPMLKDLEEHIINAGLADMVAAAETITTDSEKYVEQLLTLFNRFSKLVKEAFHDDPRFLTARDKAYKAVVNDATIFKLELPLKQKGVGMKTQPESKCPELLANYCDMLLRKTPLSKKLTSEEIEFKLKEVLLVLKYVQNKDVFMRYHKAHLTRRLILDISADSETEENMVEWLREVGMPADYVNKLARMFQDIKVSEDLNQVFKEMHKHNKLALPADSVNIKILNAGAWSRSSEKVFVSLPTELEDLIPEVEEFYKRNHSGRKLHWHHLMSNGIITFKNAVGQYDLEVTTFQLAVLFAWNQRPRERISFENLKLATELPDAELRRTLWSLVAFPKLKRQVLSYDPSVSSPKDFTDSTLFYVNQEFSLIKNSKVQKRGKINLIGRLQLTTERMREEENEGIVQLRILRTQEAIIQIMKMRKRISNAQLQTELVEILKNMFLPQKKMIKEQIEWLIEQKYIKRDETDINTFIYMA; the protein is encoded by the exons ATGGCGACGTCTAATTTGTTAAAG AACAAGGGGTCCTTGCAGTTTGAGGACAAGTGGGATCTGATGCGGCCCATCGTTCTCAAGCTGCTCAGACAGGAGGCCGTCACCAAGCAACAGTGGTTCGACTTGTTCTC AGATGTCCATGCCGTGTGTCTGTGGGATGATAAAGGACCAGCCAAAATCCACCAAGCCCTGAAAGAGGATATCCTAGACTTCATCAAACAAGCACAAGCT CGGGTGCTGAGCCACCAGGACGACACAGCGCTGCTAAAGGCCTACATTGTAGAGTGGAGGAAGTTCTTCACACAGTGCGACATCCTGCCCAAACCCTTCTGTCAGTTGGAGATTACACTGATGGGCAAACAGGGCAGCAACAAGAAGACAAATATGGAGGACAGCATCGTACGCAag CTGATGCTGGACACGTGGAACGAGTCGATCTTTTGCAACATTAAGAGTCGCCTGCAGGACAGCGCCATGAAGCTGGTGCACGCTGAGAGGCAGGGGGAGGCCTTCGACTCCCAGCTGGTTATAGGAGTACGAGAGTCATACG TGAACCTGTGTTCGAACCCAGAAGACAAGCTGCAGATCTACAGGGATAACTTTGAGAAAGCCTACCTGGACTCCACAGAGAGGTTTTACAGAACACAGGCACCGTCCTACCTGCAACAGAACGGCGTCCAGAACTACATGAAATAT GCAGACACGAAgctgagagaagaggagaagagagcaCTTAGATATTTAGAGACACGTCGTGAATGTAACTCTGTTCAAGCA CTTATGGAGTGTTGTGTGAATGCTCTGGTGACCTCGTTCAAAGAGACAATCCTCGCTGAATGTCCGGGGATGATCAAACGCAACGAGACAGACA AGCTGCACCTCATGTTTTCGCTGATGGACAAGGTTCCCAGCGGGATCGATCCCATGCTGAAAGACCTGGAAGAACATATTATCAATGCTGGACTGGCAGACATGGTGGCTGCTGCCGAGACTATCACTACT GACTCTGAGAAGTATGTGGAGCAGTTGTTGACTTTGTTTAACCGCTTCAGTAAGCTGGTGAAGGAGGCCTTCCATGACGACCCTCGCTTCCTCACAGCAAGAGATAAG GCTTACAAGGCTGTTGTCAATGATGCCACAATCTTCAAACTAGAGCTGCCTCTGAAACAGAAAGG TGTGGGTATGAAGACTCAGCCGGAGTCAAAGTGTCCTGAGCTGCTGGCAAACTACTGTGACATGTTGTTGAGGAAAACTCCTCTCAGCAAGAAACTCACCTCAGAGGAAATCGAGTTCAAACTCAAAGAAGTG CTCTTGGTGTTGAAATACGTGCAGAATAAAGACGTGTTCATGCGTTACCACAAAGCTCACCTGACCAGGCGCCTGATTCTAGACATTTCAGCAGACAGCGAGACTGAAGAAAACATGGTGGAGTGGCTGAGA GAAGTAGGAATGCCTGCCGATTATGTGAACAAGCTGGCCAGGATGTTTCAGGACATCAAGGTCTCAGAGGACCTCAATCAGGTCTTCAAAGAgatgcacaaacacaacaagCTGGCACTGCCAG CGGACAgtgtaaacattaaaatcttGAACGCCGGAGCTTGGTCACGAAGCAGTGAGAAAGTTTTTGTCTCGCTACCCACGGAGCTGGAGGACCTGATCCCTGAGGTGGAAGAGTTCTACAAGAGGAATCACAGCGGTCGCAAACTCCACTGGCATCACCTCATGTCCAACGGCATT ATCACCTTTAAAAACGCGGTGGGTCAGTACGACCTGGAGGTGACGACGTTCCAGCTGGCGGTGTTATTCGCCTGGAACCAAAGACCCAGAGAGAGAATCAGCTTTGAGAACCTCAAACTGGCCACAGAGCTGCCTGACGCAGAGCTACGTCGTACACTCTGG TCTCTGGTGGCCTTCCCCAAGCTGAAGAGACAAGTGTTGTCTTATGACCCTTCAGTTAGCTCGCCCAAAGACTTCACAGACAGCACACTCTTCTACGTCAACCAGGAGTTCTCACTCAT AAAAAACTCCAAAGTCCAGAAGCGGGGAAAGATCAATCTGATTGGTCGGCTGCAGCTGACCACAGAGCGaatgagagaagaggagaatgAAGGAATTGTTCAGCTCAGAATACTCAGAACTCAG GAGGCCATCATCCAAATCatgaagatgaggaagaggatCAGCAACGCTCAGCTGCAGACGGAGCTTGTGGAGATCCTGAAGAACATGTTCCTGCCTCAGAAGAAGATGATCAAGGAGCAGATCGAGTGGCTCATCGAACAAAAGTACATAAAGAGGGACGAGACAGACATCAACACCTTTATCTACATGGCCTAG
- the LOC123985312 gene encoding cullin-5-like isoform X3 codes for MLDTWNESIFCNIKSRLQDSAMKLVHAERQGEAFDSQLVIGVRESYVNLCSNPEDKLQIYRDNFEKAYLDSTERFYRTQAPSYLQQNGVQNYMKYADTKLREEEKRALRYLETRRECNSVQALMECCVNALVTSFKETILAECPGMIKRNETDKLHLMFSLMDKVPSGIDPMLKDLEEHIINAGLADMVAAAETITTDSEKYVEQLLTLFNRFSKLVKEAFHDDPRFLTARDKAYKAVVNDATIFKLELPLKQKGVGMKTQPESKCPELLANYCDMLLRKTPLSKKLTSEEIEFKLKEVLLVLKYVQNKDVFMRYHKAHLTRRLILDISADSETEENMVEWLREVGMPADYVNKLARMFQDIKVSEDLNQVFKEMHKHNKLALPADSVNIKILNAGAWSRSSEKVFVSLPTELEDLIPEVEEFYKRNHSGRKLHWHHLMSNGIITFKNAVGQYDLEVTTFQLAVLFAWNQRPRERISFENLKLATELPDAELRRTLWSLVAFPKLKRQVLSYDPSVSSPKDFTDSTLFYVNQEFSLIKNSKVQKRGKINLIGRLQLTTERMREEENEGIVQLRILRTQEAIIQIMKMRKRISNAQLQTELVEILKNMFLPQKKMIKEQIEWLIEQKYIKRDETDINTFIYMA; via the exons ATGCTGGACACGTGGAACGAGTCGATCTTTTGCAACATTAAGAGTCGCCTGCAGGACAGCGCCATGAAGCTGGTGCACGCTGAGAGGCAGGGGGAGGCCTTCGACTCCCAGCTGGTTATAGGAGTACGAGAGTCATACG TGAACCTGTGTTCGAACCCAGAAGACAAGCTGCAGATCTACAGGGATAACTTTGAGAAAGCCTACCTGGACTCCACAGAGAGGTTTTACAGAACACAGGCACCGTCCTACCTGCAACAGAACGGCGTCCAGAACTACATGAAATAT GCAGACACGAAgctgagagaagaggagaagagagcaCTTAGATATTTAGAGACACGTCGTGAATGTAACTCTGTTCAAGCA CTTATGGAGTGTTGTGTGAATGCTCTGGTGACCTCGTTCAAAGAGACAATCCTCGCTGAATGTCCGGGGATGATCAAACGCAACGAGACAGACA AGCTGCACCTCATGTTTTCGCTGATGGACAAGGTTCCCAGCGGGATCGATCCCATGCTGAAAGACCTGGAAGAACATATTATCAATGCTGGACTGGCAGACATGGTGGCTGCTGCCGAGACTATCACTACT GACTCTGAGAAGTATGTGGAGCAGTTGTTGACTTTGTTTAACCGCTTCAGTAAGCTGGTGAAGGAGGCCTTCCATGACGACCCTCGCTTCCTCACAGCAAGAGATAAG GCTTACAAGGCTGTTGTCAATGATGCCACAATCTTCAAACTAGAGCTGCCTCTGAAACAGAAAGG TGTGGGTATGAAGACTCAGCCGGAGTCAAAGTGTCCTGAGCTGCTGGCAAACTACTGTGACATGTTGTTGAGGAAAACTCCTCTCAGCAAGAAACTCACCTCAGAGGAAATCGAGTTCAAACTCAAAGAAGTG CTCTTGGTGTTGAAATACGTGCAGAATAAAGACGTGTTCATGCGTTACCACAAAGCTCACCTGACCAGGCGCCTGATTCTAGACATTTCAGCAGACAGCGAGACTGAAGAAAACATGGTGGAGTGGCTGAGA GAAGTAGGAATGCCTGCCGATTATGTGAACAAGCTGGCCAGGATGTTTCAGGACATCAAGGTCTCAGAGGACCTCAATCAGGTCTTCAAAGAgatgcacaaacacaacaagCTGGCACTGCCAG CGGACAgtgtaaacattaaaatcttGAACGCCGGAGCTTGGTCACGAAGCAGTGAGAAAGTTTTTGTCTCGCTACCCACGGAGCTGGAGGACCTGATCCCTGAGGTGGAAGAGTTCTACAAGAGGAATCACAGCGGTCGCAAACTCCACTGGCATCACCTCATGTCCAACGGCATT ATCACCTTTAAAAACGCGGTGGGTCAGTACGACCTGGAGGTGACGACGTTCCAGCTGGCGGTGTTATTCGCCTGGAACCAAAGACCCAGAGAGAGAATCAGCTTTGAGAACCTCAAACTGGCCACAGAGCTGCCTGACGCAGAGCTACGTCGTACACTCTGG TCTCTGGTGGCCTTCCCCAAGCTGAAGAGACAAGTGTTGTCTTATGACCCTTCAGTTAGCTCGCCCAAAGACTTCACAGACAGCACACTCTTCTACGTCAACCAGGAGTTCTCACTCAT AAAAAACTCCAAAGTCCAGAAGCGGGGAAAGATCAATCTGATTGGTCGGCTGCAGCTGACCACAGAGCGaatgagagaagaggagaatgAAGGAATTGTTCAGCTCAGAATACTCAGAACTCAG GAGGCCATCATCCAAATCatgaagatgaggaagaggatCAGCAACGCTCAGCTGCAGACGGAGCTTGTGGAGATCCTGAAGAACATGTTCCTGCCTCAGAAGAAGATGATCAAGGAGCAGATCGAGTGGCTCATCGAACAAAAGTACATAAAGAGGGACGAGACAGACATCAACACCTTTATCTACATGGCCTAG
- the LOC123985312 gene encoding cullin-5-like isoform X2, translating into MRPIVLKLLRQEAVTKQQWFDLFSDVHAVCLWDDKGPAKIHQALKEDILDFIKQAQARVLSHQDDTALLKAYIVEWRKFFTQCDILPKPFCQLEITLMGKQGSNKKTNMEDSIVRKLMLDTWNESIFCNIKSRLQDSAMKLVHAERQGEAFDSQLVIGVRESYVNLCSNPEDKLQIYRDNFEKAYLDSTERFYRTQAPSYLQQNGVQNYMKYADTKLREEEKRALRYLETRRECNSVQALMECCVNALVTSFKETILAECPGMIKRNETDKLHLMFSLMDKVPSGIDPMLKDLEEHIINAGLADMVAAAETITTDSEKYVEQLLTLFNRFSKLVKEAFHDDPRFLTARDKAYKAVVNDATIFKLELPLKQKGVGMKTQPESKCPELLANYCDMLLRKTPLSKKLTSEEIEFKLKEVLLVLKYVQNKDVFMRYHKAHLTRRLILDISADSETEENMVEWLREVGMPADYVNKLARMFQDIKVSEDLNQVFKEMHKHNKLALPADSVNIKILNAGAWSRSSEKVFVSLPTELEDLIPEVEEFYKRNHSGRKLHWHHLMSNGIITFKNAVGQYDLEVTTFQLAVLFAWNQRPRERISFENLKLATELPDAELRRTLWSLVAFPKLKRQVLSYDPSVSSPKDFTDSTLFYVNQEFSLIKNSKVQKRGKINLIGRLQLTTERMREEENEGIVQLRILRTQEAIIQIMKMRKRISNAQLQTELVEILKNMFLPQKKMIKEQIEWLIEQKYIKRDETDINTFIYMA; encoded by the exons ATGCGGCCCATCGTTCTCAAGCTGCTCAGACAGGAGGCCGTCACCAAGCAACAGTGGTTCGACTTGTTCTC AGATGTCCATGCCGTGTGTCTGTGGGATGATAAAGGACCAGCCAAAATCCACCAAGCCCTGAAAGAGGATATCCTAGACTTCATCAAACAAGCACAAGCT CGGGTGCTGAGCCACCAGGACGACACAGCGCTGCTAAAGGCCTACATTGTAGAGTGGAGGAAGTTCTTCACACAGTGCGACATCCTGCCCAAACCCTTCTGTCAGTTGGAGATTACACTGATGGGCAAACAGGGCAGCAACAAGAAGACAAATATGGAGGACAGCATCGTACGCAag CTGATGCTGGACACGTGGAACGAGTCGATCTTTTGCAACATTAAGAGTCGCCTGCAGGACAGCGCCATGAAGCTGGTGCACGCTGAGAGGCAGGGGGAGGCCTTCGACTCCCAGCTGGTTATAGGAGTACGAGAGTCATACG TGAACCTGTGTTCGAACCCAGAAGACAAGCTGCAGATCTACAGGGATAACTTTGAGAAAGCCTACCTGGACTCCACAGAGAGGTTTTACAGAACACAGGCACCGTCCTACCTGCAACAGAACGGCGTCCAGAACTACATGAAATAT GCAGACACGAAgctgagagaagaggagaagagagcaCTTAGATATTTAGAGACACGTCGTGAATGTAACTCTGTTCAAGCA CTTATGGAGTGTTGTGTGAATGCTCTGGTGACCTCGTTCAAAGAGACAATCCTCGCTGAATGTCCGGGGATGATCAAACGCAACGAGACAGACA AGCTGCACCTCATGTTTTCGCTGATGGACAAGGTTCCCAGCGGGATCGATCCCATGCTGAAAGACCTGGAAGAACATATTATCAATGCTGGACTGGCAGACATGGTGGCTGCTGCCGAGACTATCACTACT GACTCTGAGAAGTATGTGGAGCAGTTGTTGACTTTGTTTAACCGCTTCAGTAAGCTGGTGAAGGAGGCCTTCCATGACGACCCTCGCTTCCTCACAGCAAGAGATAAG GCTTACAAGGCTGTTGTCAATGATGCCACAATCTTCAAACTAGAGCTGCCTCTGAAACAGAAAGG TGTGGGTATGAAGACTCAGCCGGAGTCAAAGTGTCCTGAGCTGCTGGCAAACTACTGTGACATGTTGTTGAGGAAAACTCCTCTCAGCAAGAAACTCACCTCAGAGGAAATCGAGTTCAAACTCAAAGAAGTG CTCTTGGTGTTGAAATACGTGCAGAATAAAGACGTGTTCATGCGTTACCACAAAGCTCACCTGACCAGGCGCCTGATTCTAGACATTTCAGCAGACAGCGAGACTGAAGAAAACATGGTGGAGTGGCTGAGA GAAGTAGGAATGCCTGCCGATTATGTGAACAAGCTGGCCAGGATGTTTCAGGACATCAAGGTCTCAGAGGACCTCAATCAGGTCTTCAAAGAgatgcacaaacacaacaagCTGGCACTGCCAG CGGACAgtgtaaacattaaaatcttGAACGCCGGAGCTTGGTCACGAAGCAGTGAGAAAGTTTTTGTCTCGCTACCCACGGAGCTGGAGGACCTGATCCCTGAGGTGGAAGAGTTCTACAAGAGGAATCACAGCGGTCGCAAACTCCACTGGCATCACCTCATGTCCAACGGCATT ATCACCTTTAAAAACGCGGTGGGTCAGTACGACCTGGAGGTGACGACGTTCCAGCTGGCGGTGTTATTCGCCTGGAACCAAAGACCCAGAGAGAGAATCAGCTTTGAGAACCTCAAACTGGCCACAGAGCTGCCTGACGCAGAGCTACGTCGTACACTCTGG TCTCTGGTGGCCTTCCCCAAGCTGAAGAGACAAGTGTTGTCTTATGACCCTTCAGTTAGCTCGCCCAAAGACTTCACAGACAGCACACTCTTCTACGTCAACCAGGAGTTCTCACTCAT AAAAAACTCCAAAGTCCAGAAGCGGGGAAAGATCAATCTGATTGGTCGGCTGCAGCTGACCACAGAGCGaatgagagaagaggagaatgAAGGAATTGTTCAGCTCAGAATACTCAGAACTCAG GAGGCCATCATCCAAATCatgaagatgaggaagaggatCAGCAACGCTCAGCTGCAGACGGAGCTTGTGGAGATCCTGAAGAACATGTTCCTGCCTCAGAAGAAGATGATCAAGGAGCAGATCGAGTGGCTCATCGAACAAAAGTACATAAAGAGGGACGAGACAGACATCAACACCTTTATCTACATGGCCTAG